A genomic segment from Vanacampus margaritifer isolate UIUO_Vmar chromosome 3, RoL_Vmar_1.0, whole genome shotgun sequence encodes:
- the ctu1 gene encoding cytoplasmic tRNA 2-thiolation protein 1, with amino-acid sequence MPVQCSSCAEKRAILKRPKTGHSLCKECFFWAFEEEVHQTIVAANLFQPGETVGIAASGGKDSTVLAHVMKLLNERYSYGLNLMLLSVDEGITGYRDDSLETVKRNQQQYELPLKIVSYEELYGWTMDAIVKQVGLKNNCTFCGVFRRQALDRGAVMLKVDKICTGHNADDVAETVLMNVLRGDIARLRRCTAISTNSQGDGVVPRCKPLKYAYEKEIVLYAYFKKLDYFSTECIYSPNAYRGHARTFLKDLESIRPSTIIDIIHSGENLSIREGVKMPVQGTCSKCGYISSQTLCKSCVLLEGLNRGLPKLGIGKHHRLHDKIVNNQPLTEKEERKLKVFDI; translated from the exons ATGCCTGTCCAGTGCAGCAGCTGTGCTGAAAAGCGTGCCATCCTGAAACGTCCAAAAACGGGCCACTCGCTGTGTAAGGAGTGCTTTTTCTGGGCCTTTGAAGAGGAGGTGCATCAAACTATAGTGGCGGCGAATTTATTCCAACCCGGTGAGACCGTCGGGATCGCCGCATCTGGTGGCAAAGACTCCACGGTTCTCGCGCACGTGATGAAACTTCTGAACGAGAGGTACTCGTACGGCTTGAATCTCATGCTCCTTTCTGTGGACGAGGGCATCACTGGTTATAGGGACGACTCTTTGGAGACGGTGAAGAGGAACCAGCAACAATACGAGCTGCCGCTGAAGATCGTGTCATATGAGGAGCTGTACGGCTGGACTATGGATGCCATAGTCAAGCAAGTGGGACTGAAAAATAACTGCACCTTTTGTGGCGTGTTCAGACGACAGGCACTGGATAGAGGAGCTGTCATGCTGAAAGTGGACAAGATCTGCACAG gtcaCAATGCAGATGACGTCGCCGAAACGGTGCTGATGAATGTCTTGCGAGGGGACATAGCCCGTCTGCGGCGTTGTACTGCCATCTCCACCAACAGCCAGGGCGACGGGGTCGTACCGCGCTGCAAGCCTCTCAAATACGCCTATGAGAAAGAGATAGTTTTGTATGCTTATTTCAAAAAGTTGGACTACTTTTCCACCGAATGCATCTACTCCCCCAACGCTTACCGTGGCCACGCGAGGACTTTTTTAAAAGATCTGGAGAGCATACGTCCCAGCACCATCATTGATATCATCCATTCGGGGGAGAATCTTTCTATACGGGAGGGAGTGAAGATGCCTGTGCAGGGGACTTGCAGCAAGTGTGGTTATATCTCCAGTCAGACATTGTGTAAGTCCTGCGTGCTGCTGGAGGGGCTAAACAGAGGCCTTCCCAAGCTGGGCATTGGAAAACACCACCGCTTGCATGATAAAATTGTCAACAATCAGCCACTTACTGAAAAGGAGGAGAGGAAGTTGAAAGTGTTTGACATTTGA
- the crybb2 gene encoding beta-crystallin B2, with protein MLAEFPPLPFQYILSTGHHHNHTGTDWHCFIFANQFIMATDHQNPASKQQQPGSSALKLVIYEQENFQGRCHELTGPCNNLQEAGVEKVGSILVLCGPWVGYEQADCKGEQYVFEKGEYPRWDSWTNSRRSDTIVAFRPIKVDSQEHKIVLYENPSFAGKKIEIIDDDVPSFHAHGYQERVSSVRVQSGTWVGYQYPGYRGFQYLFEKGEYKDNLEFGAQIPQIQSVRRIRDMQWHQRGAFHPVN; from the exons ATGTTGGCAGAGTTTCCACCCCTGCCTTTCCAGTATATATTGAGCACAGGGCACCATCACAACCACACTGGCACAGACTGGCACTG tttCATCTTTGCCAATCAGTTTATTATGGCCACAGACCACCAGAACCCTGCATccaagcagcagcagccagGCTCCAGTGCACTCAAG CTGGTGATCTATGAGCAGGAAAACTTCCAGGGACGCTGCCATGAGCTGACTGGACCCTGTAACAACCTCCAGGAAGCAGGCGTGGAGAAAGTGGGCTCCATACTGGTGCTTTGTGGACC ATGGGTGGGATATGAGCAGGCAGACTGCAAGGGCGAGCAGTATGTGTTTGAGAAGGGGGAGTATCCTCGCTGGGATTCCTGGACCAACAGCAGGCGCAGCGACACCATTGTTGCATTCCGACCAATTAAAGTG GACAGCCAGGAGCACAAGATTGTCCTTTATGAGAACCCCAGCTTCGCGGGGAAGAAGATAGAAATCATCGATGATGACGTTCCCAGCTTTCACGCCCACGGCTACCAGGAAAGGGTCTCctctgttcgggttcaaagcgGCAC TTGGGTGGGCTACCAGTATCCGGGCTACAGAGGTTTCCAGTACCTGTTCGAGAAGGGCGAGTATAAGGACAACCTGGAGTTCGGCGCCCAGATCCCACAGATCCAGTCGGTTCGGCGCATCAGAGACATGCAGTGGCATCAGAGGGGTGCTTTTCACCCCGTCAACTAA
- the LOC144048472 gene encoding beta-crystallin B3-like — protein sequence MSEQQNAPEQLAAGKSPGGAGATYKVVLFEFENFQGSKAEFSTECKDVLEKGLQKVGSVIVDSGPWVGYDRHGLTGEQFILEKGQYPRWDTWTNSQNSYSLLSLRPLKVDSADHKLHLFENPGFTGRKMEIIDDDVPSLWGHGFQDRVASVKALNGTWVGYMYPGYRGRQFIFELGEFKHWNDWEAPVPQIQSVRRVRDMQWHKRGCFSAPDPAPAPAPAPAPAPAPAPAPAPAPAPAPNPDPAPAPPVPTTKSGAS from the exons ATGTCAGAACAGCAGAATGCCCCAGAGCAGCTGGCTGCAGGGAAGAGCCCGGGTGGAGCTGGAGCCACATACAAG GTCGTGCTGTTTGAATTTGAGAACTTCCAGGGAAGCAAGGCTGAGTTCTCAACAGAATGTAAAGATGTTCTAGAGAAGGGCCTCCAAAAGGTTGGCTCGGTGATAGTCGATTCTGGGCC ATGGGTGGGTTATGATCGGCACGGCTTGACGGGGGAGCAGTTTATCCTGGAGAAAGGCCAATATCCTCGCTGGGACACGTGGACCAACAGTCAGAACAGCTACTCCCTCTTGTCTCTAAGGCCTCTCAAAGTG GATAGCGCTGACCACAAACTACACTTGTTTGAGAACCCTGGATTTACCGGTAGAAAGATGGAGATTATTGACGACGACGTCCCCAGTTTATGGGGCCACGGTTTTCAGGATCGCGTAGCAAGTGTCAAAGCTCTCAATGGAAC ATGGGTGGGCTACATGTACCCGGGCTACAGGGGGCGCCAGTTTATCTTTGAACTAGGGGAATTCAAGCACTGGAATGACTGGGAGGCCCCCGTACCACAAATCCAGTCTGTGCGACGTGTGCGGGACATGCAATGGCATAAGCGGGGCTGCTTCTCTGCTCCTGACCCGGCTCCGGCTCCCGCTCCTGCTCCGGCTCCGGCTCCGGCTCCGGCTCCGGCTCCTGCTCCGGCTCCTGCTCCGGCTCCGAACCCAGATCCTGCTCCAGCACCTCCTGTTCCTACTACCAAAAGTGGGGCCAGCTAA